One Numenius arquata chromosome 9, bNumArq3.hap1.1, whole genome shotgun sequence DNA window includes the following coding sequences:
- the LOC141468788 gene encoding interferon-induced very large GTPase 1-like: MGLQEDLLEDEKKAKKLLAEACEKEGLDYAYWLPKLSEKLGVKSKEALKHLQHEDYLKLECEVRYPWETKALQKLLELTDNKGSFEKLHKERLEMIKKRQEEAKQLLKELKEMRKSRSDNKDVRRQKEEALWNAMEIPKEYWAPPEKPLLDMLESIQKQLEQQESSVGRGENVSDMEVLRRASGGLALQGIYKTSRVDDVLAKRDQIIRVPDGFKLAGPEQGSLLERKEFSSSAEEASFTKSMEQLGFSISVCAKAGFWGFNAETDTDYSKSSQSEATRQSRSEQSYLCTTKYQYIPLASCYFQKHQLCLSEAALHELQDIEHLLSITPEGDRPNMLKSRCGSFFSRFGSHVNQGPLHFGGIFWWKASMEGFRAEQREEVKRQASEALNSYIGASYSGFAVSVGVDVEVSKSSLQSSVHGRDGKSAHTAVHLYVTSTGGPAGTDSLPQWKSGLVANNSTWCVIDRGFQLTPVWDIILFNHSNDFESAYQVSSSLRAAYEALTNRSAIPMFGEELVSAVEEARAFVEYVKDWDRTADEKKLLELKNFKQFLNEKTKNHSVWINMCLSDRALQEFLVNIVEFCKKSPPENITYIKFLLRCLLDPHIYSVKDFPRSSFIMQWIFHTEKTLPETPNVSELEDLTKTLLQMKEYIQEVTYALETSASAVHEAKIKATLTASLAIYSLLQCLQERKQKDVELLVLLITTSVGYQVESSTFQYLLGCPEINFMTTEMQTGHQEYLNLKEQDLYRAQAHLLLTGLTVTPEHKAVSPEQKKERLVFMEDHMKNLWSAEIKTLLEKHRALKDWEMLESGLHSLISGHLDDTCDEAKKHSIIKDMEDTFQRVEPSSQPKPTPDAGKSNPSQAVANQEFLHLLKRLGLENHYPKKMGTEDFHIIYKTSLHDSQPSEDKELPFYFLQKLLTVDYRVRYLTCQDKTNPGPAPGPNPTEREQEPSDSFDDFFTGLEEEAPRSATGESHVHPMDLQMAIFHCADDFMRQYISTKLAFCQFALPLLVPNPCTSQIEFPIWSLSQIKKSWKGAEKSGTQVRINNYKNKLIYQAETPIVSFIRIGSSPSSSKSQILNALLSKQKHDTFFHRHCKGSTKDCLLMKGVVEISWYCPRGSDDDSFGCCVAFCNLHGDARDHDEQLQFLQEISAVNVAFVSEADQSDKRAMKILRDLWQSQRPLVCLFTEKENVAAGRSSQNVKIGMKNRNEAELMEELRKTIRDLLEKSNTLFSLDACLGRARKHGFVVDEDTDACVTAKGKAEALVKLLKEKKLFEIKSQLLPLQGKLWYMWCKKDKELTRLQEKRNKSIEHHRSQIETEKSVIRRKQLEKAFPLNQLMKSVLRFLQSQPADSKKYFLQWMKVFMDDLSSDRLDELRRQYHQLWSRILAIKKNSEKIDMKPVLMSELEALSNEINDSSIGLEHILREVGQIYEALESTTSKDKHFNKLPEIAAALMVSGYPIELMDGDASYVPLRWVGAIFDSLIEKLGDKRVFVLSVLGIQSTGKSTLLNAMFGLQFNVSAGRCTRGAFMQLIKVDEKLQQELDFDYMLVVDTEGLRAIELANKQSLNHDNELATFVIGIGNMTLINIFGENPSEMQDVLQIAVQAFLRMKQVNLSPSCLFVHQNVGEITAKEQNMEGQRRLQEKLDEMTVIAAQQEFCDVSCFSDVIRFDVNTHIHYFAHLWEGNPPMAPPNPTYSQNVQELKSKILQAAKKEAQGSVLRLSSLKARISDLWNALLNENFIFSFKNSVEIAAYKKLETAFSKWTWDLRSHILDLQMKLDNKIRNGDLQKVTTDYLEKQVQEKSDDITKDMEKYFSQDRDCEILVQWKSSTELKLKEVKESLLLETRKKCENLIELRKNQSKLDERKSEYENELLKKSRELALSLKGQRLSEGELRNKFISLWAGWVSEVSSAAPPLEKVDIDAEIEGVLLDHFKEPKLDERIRKFARRKEFSVDLKKHIAKKKQYVIFNRSIDDADSSTMHCITENIIGCVKANIDKKEKEKRDYSQSFIHEILNEVQKGINSVPDSANYSFNKDYAIDLSLYLCGMAAERFKAMHSAFRKANNPTIYLESKREDFFTCFQISCQGATSVTTFAIFLCDKIGPALQQAVYEKTALAIARDMKGKVPDFSGNRASLEVCLLRYMAEEEKFENFREYLSSPHDFLQSYIRKRVEEYCSENRRLERFLDDSLTHCYECILSAVSASTNVVKDRIDRNDKISLWLDAFCQELGEVLSLPRRDLKGIEHQEVTDIEFLNKAVTESLSAMKDQLKKELATAEMSSFKRQPHEILAEQFSGCWKQCPFCGSLCTNTMSNHDGDHQLIFHRPEVLGGWRWHNTDNLVIDICSSLVASESYFIIGEGLRYPCKRYRDAGPPYSTWNILPDSSMQAYWKWFVSHFRADLERWYNGKFQGKGEIPDSWQRITKQQALDELEQR, encoded by the coding sequence ATGGGTTTACAGGAGGACTTACTAGAGGATGAGAAAAAGGCTAAAAAACTACTGGCAGAAGCATGTGAGAAGGAAGGGCTGGATTATGCATACTGGCTCCCCAAACTGTCGGAGAAACTGGGTGTCAAGTCCAAAGAAGCCCTGAAACACCTGCAACATGAAGACTACCTGAAGCTGGAGTGTGAAGTACGGTACCCCTGGGAAACAAAGGCGCTCCAGAAACTCCTGGAACTAACAGACAACAAAGGAAGCTTTGAGAAGCTGCATAAGGAGCGCTTGGAGATGATAAAGAAGAGACAAGAAGAGGCCAAGCAATTGCTGAAGGAGCTGAAAGAAATGCGCAAGAGCCGCAGCGACAACAAGGACGTTAGAAGACAGAAAGAGGAGGCTCTGTGGAACGCCATGGAGATTCCCAAAGAGTACTGGGCACCACCAGAGAAGCCATtgctggacatgctggagagcatccagaagcagctggagcagcaggagtCGTCAGTGGGCAGGGGTGAGAACGTCTCGGACATGGAGGTCCTGAGGCGGGCGTCGGGGGGGCTGGCCCTGCAGGGCATTTACAAAACCAGCAGGGTCGATGATGTGCTGGCAAAGCGAGACCAGATCATCAGGGTTCCCGATGGGTTCAAGCTCGCGGGTCCGGAGCAAGGGTCGCTGCTTGAGAGGAAGGagttctcctcctctgcagaggaaGCCTCTTTCACCAAGTCCATGGAGCAGCTGGGGTTCAGCATCAGTGTTTGTGCCAAAGCCGGGTTCTGGGGGTTTAACGCTGAAACTGATACGGATTATAGCAAGTCCTCGCAGTCAGAGGCCACCCGCCAGTCCCGCTCTGAGCAGAGCTACCTTTGCACCACCAAGTACCAGTACATCCCGCTGGCCTCCTGCTATTTCCAAAAGCACCAGCTCTGCCTCTCGGAAGCGGCCCTGCATGAGCTGCAGGACATCGAGCACCTTCTGAGCATCACTCCGGAAGGGGACAGGCCCAACATGCTGAAGAGCAGGTGCGGGAGCTTCTTCAGCAGGTTTGGGTCCCACGTGAACCAGGGGCCCCTCCACTTTGGGGGGATATTCTGGTGGAAGGCGTCTATGGAAGGGTTCCGGGCCGAGCAGCGGGAAGAGGTGAAGCGACAGGCGTCGGAAGCCCTGAACAGCTACATCGGGGCCAGCTACAGCGGCTTCGCCGTCAGCGTGGGGGTGGACGTGGAGGTGTCGAAGTCCAGTTTGCAGTCTTCTGTCCACGGAAGAGATGGAAAGAGTGCCCACACGGCGGTCCATCTCTACGTGACCAGCACCGGGGGCCCAGCAGGGACGGATTCTCTTCCTCAGTGGAAATCGGGGCTTGTGGCTAATAACTCAACCTGGTGTGTCATCGACCGAGGGTTTCAGCTGACCCCGGTGTGGGATATAATCCTCTTCAATCACAGCAATGACTTTGAGTCGGCCTATCAAGTGAGCAGCAGCCTCAGGGCTGCGTACGAAGCGCTAACGAACCGCAGTGCCATCCCCATGTTTGGAGAGGAGCTGGTCAGCGCGGTGGAGGAGGCCAGGGCTTTCGTGGAGTACGTGAAGGACTGGGACAGGACAGCGGATGAAAAGAAGCTGCTCGAGCTGAAAAATTTCAAACAGTTTCTGAACGAAAAAACCAAGAACCATAGCGTCTGGATCAACATGTGCCTGTCGGACAGAGCTCTGCAGGAGTTCCTGGTGAACATCGTTGAGTTTTGCAAGAAGTCACCTCCAGAAAACATCACCTATATCAAGTTTCTGCTGAGGTGCCTCCTGGATCCTCACATCTACTCTGTCAAGGacttccccaggtcttccttcaTTATGCAATGGATCTTCCATACCGAGAAAACGCTTCCCGAAACTCCTAATGTTTCTGAGCTTGAAGATCTCACCAAGACACTGCTGCAAATGAAGGAGTACATCCAGGAAGTCACCTATGCACTGGAAACCTCTGCATCTGCTGTtcacgaagcaaagataaaagccACCTTGACTGCAAGCCTAGCGATTTATTCCTTGCTCCAGTGTCTccaggaaaggaaacagaaagacGTAGAACTGTTGGTGCTCCTAATTACGACCAGCGTGGGATACCAGGTGGAAAGCAGCACTTTTCAGTACCTCCTTGGATGTCCAGAGATTAACTTCATGACAACTGAAATGCAAACGGGACATCAGGAGTATCTGAATCTGAAGGAGCAAGACCTTTACAGAGCCCAGGCCCACCTGCTGCTGACAGGTCTGACTGTAACGCCCGAGCATAAAGCGGTGTCCCCGGAGCAGAAGAAGGAGCGTTTAGTTTTCATGGAAGATCACATGAAAAACTTATGGTCTGCAGAGATAAAAACTCTCCTCGAAAAGCACCGTGCACTCAAAGACTGGGAGATGCTGGAAAGCGGCTTGCATTCCCTCATCAGTGGGCACCTGGATGACACATGTGACGAAGCGAAGAAACACAGCATAATCAAAGACATGGAAGACACTTTTCAAAGAGTAGAACCTTCCAGTCAGCCCAAACCCACACCTGACGCCGGCAAATCCAACCCAAGTCAAGCCGTTGCAAACCAAGAGTTCCTCCACTTACTCAAGCGCCTTGGACTAGAAAATCACTATCCCAAAAAAATGGGGACGGAAGATTTCCACATCATATACAAGACGTCTTTACACGACAGCCAGCCCAGCGAGGACAAGGAACTACCCTTTTACTTCTTGCAAAAGCTATTGACGGTGGACTATCGGGTGAGGTACCTGACTTGCCAAGACAAGACCAACCCAGGACCCGCACCCGGGCCAAACCCCACAGAGCGAGAACAGGAACCCTCGGATTCCTTTGATGACTTTTTCACTGGCTTGGAGGAAGAAGCTCCCAGATCTGCAACCGGGGAGAGCCATGTGCACCCCATGGACCTCCAGATGGCAATTTTTCATTGCGCCGACGATTTCATGAGACAGTACATTTCGACAAAGCTTGCTTTCTGCCAATTTGCGCTACCTCTGCTGGTACCGAACCCCTGCACTTCTCAGATCGAGTTCCCCATCTGGTCCCTCAGCCAAATCAAAAAGAGCTGGAAAGGGGCTGAGAAGTCGGGAACGCAGGTGAGAATTAACAATTACAAAAACAAACTCATTTACCAGGCAGAGACGCCCATCGTGTCCTTCATCCGCATCGGcagttctccctcctcttccaagTCTCAGATCCTGAATGCTCTGCTGAGCAAACAAAAGCACGACACGTTCTTCCACCGGCACTGCAAAGGCAGCACCAAAGACTGTCTGCTGATGAAAGGGGTGGTGGAGATCTCCTGGTACTGTCCCCGGGGCAGCGACGACGACAGCTTTGGCTGCTGCGTGGCTTTCTGCAACCTGCACGGAGACGCGAGGGACCACGATGAGCAGCTGCAGTTTTTGCAGGAGATATCTGCTGTGAACGTGGCTTTCGTGTCGGAGGCTGACCAGAGCGACAAGAGAGCCATGAAAATTTTGCGCGACCTGTGGCAGTCGCAGAGGCCTTTGGTTTGTCTTTTCACCGAAAAGGAGAATGTGGCAGCTGGCCGATCCAGCCAGAACGTAAAAATCGGTATGAAGAACAGAAACGAGGCAGAATTAATGGAGGAGCTGAGAAAAACAATCAGGGATCTCCTGGAAAAGTCTAACACCCTTTTCAGCCTCGACGCCTGCCTGGGCAGAGCCCGCAAGCACGGGTTCGTAGTCGATGAGGATACAGACGCGTGTGTGacagccaaaggaaaggctgaggcgCTGGTGAAGCTCCTGAAGGAAAAGAAGTTGTTTGAGATCAAatcccagctgctgcctcttcaAGGAAAACTGTGGTACATGTGGTGCAAAAAGGACAAGGAGCTCACTCGCCTGCAGGAGAAGAGGAACAAGAGCATCGAGCACCATCGGAGCCAAATTGAGACGGAGAAGTCAGTGATAAGAagaaagcagctggagaaagcGTTCCCCCTCAACCAGCTGATGAAATCGGTCCTTCGCTTTCTCCAGTCGCAGCCAGCAGACAGCAAGAAATACTTCCTGCAGTGGATGAAGGTCTTTATGGATGACCTGTCCTCCGACCGCCTCGACGAACTGAGGAGGCAATATCACCAGTTATGGTCTCGGATCCTGGCAATAAAGAAAAACAGCGAAAAGATTGATATGAAACCTGTGCTGATGAGTGAGTTAGAAGCCCTCTCCAATGAGATCAACGATTCCTCCATTGGCCTCGAGCATATCTTGAGAGAGGTGGGGCAGATCTATGAAGCTCTGGAATCAACTACATCAAAGGATAAGCATTTCAACAAACTGCCTGAAATTGCAGCTGCTCTGATGGTTTCGGGGTATCCCATCGAGCTGATGGACGGGGATGCTTCTTACGTACCATTGCGATGGGTCGGGGCAATCTTTGACAGTTTAATCGAGAAGCTCGGAGACAAGCGAGTGTTCGTTCTCTCGGTGCTGGGCATCCAGAGCACAGGGAAGTCAACCCTGTTGAACGCCATGTTTGGTCTTCAGTTTAATGTCAGTGCAGGGAGATGCACCCGGGGAGCGTTTATGCAGCTAATTAAAGTGGACGAGAAGCTGCAGCAGGAGTTGGACTTTGATTACATGCTCGTCGTTGACACAGAGGGACTTCGCGCCATCGAGTTGGCCAACAAACAGTCCCTGAATCATGACAACGAGCTGGCCACCTTTGTCATTGGCATCGGCAACATGACTCTCATCAATATCTTTGGAGAAAATCCTTCAGAAATGCAAGACGTCCTTCAGATCGCCGTGCAGGCTTTCCTGAGGATGAAGCAAGTAAATCTTTCCCCGAGCTGCCTGTTCGTACACCAAAACGTGGGAGAAATAACTGCCAAGGAGCAGAACATGGAAGGACAAAGACGCCTGCAGGAGAAGCTGGATGAAATGACTGTGATCGCCGCCCAGCAGGAATTCTGTGATGTCTCCTGCTTCAGCGACGTCATCCGCTTTGACGTCAACACCCACATTCATTACTTTGCTCACCTGTGGGAAGGAAACCCCCCAATGGCACCGCCCAACCCCACCTACAGCCAGAACGTCCAGGAATTAAAGAGCAAAATCCTCCAGGCTGCCAAGAAGGAGGCACAGGGCAGCGTTTTGAGGCTCTCGAGCTTGAAAGCTCGAATTAGTGACCTCTGGAATGCTTTGCTGAATGAGAACTTCATTTTCAGCTTCAAGAACTCGGTGGAGATCGCTGCATACAAGAAACTGGAAACCGCCTTTAGTAAGTGGACCTGGGATCTGAGGAGCCACATCTTAGACTTGCAAATGAAACTGGACAACAAAATTCGGAACGGGGACCTGCAGAAGGTCACCACAGACTACCTTGAAAAACAAGTGCAAGAGAAAAGCGATGACATCACGAAAGACATGGAAAAGTATTTCAGCCAAGACAGAGACTGTGAGATCCTGGTCCAGTGGAAAAGCAGCACGGAACTGAAGCTGAAAGAAGTGAAAGAATCTCTTCTTCTCGAAACAAGGAAGAAGTGCGAGAACCTTATCGAACTGAGGAAGAACCAGTCTAAACTGGATGAAAGGAAGTCAGAATATGAGAACGAGCTCCTGAAAAAGAGCAGGGAGTTGGCTCTGTCTCTAAAAGGCCAGAGATTGAGCGAAGGAGAACTGagaaacaaatttatttctctctgggcaggctgggtTTCTGAAgtctcctctgctgctccccctCTGGAAAAGGTTGATATCGATGCGGAAATAGAAGGAGTCCTTCTAGATCACTTTAAGGAGCCGAAATTGGATGAAAGAATCAGGAAATTTGCCAGACGCAAAGAATTTTCTGTGGACTTGAAGAAACATATTGCTAAGAAAAAACAGTATGTGATCTTCAATAGGAGTATCGATGATGCCGACAGCAGCACAATGCACTGCATTACGGAGAACATCATAGGCTGCGTGAAGGCAAACATtgataagaaggaaaaagagaagagggatTACAGCCAAAGTTTTATTCATGAAATACTAAACGAAGTACAGAAAGGTATTAACTCTGTCCCTGACAGTGCAAATTACAGTTTTAACAAGGATTACGCGATAGACTTGTCGCTGTATCTCTGCGGAATGGCCGCAGAGAGGTTTAAAGCCATGCACTCGGCATTCAGGAAAGCAAATAATCCCACCATCTACCTGGAGAGCAAGAGAGAAGATTTCTTTACCTGTTTCCAGATTTCCTGCCAAGGAGCCACTTCTGTCACAACATTTGCCATTTTCCTGTGTGACAAGattggcccagctctccagcaggcGGTCTATGAGAAGACAGCTCTTGCCATAGCTCGAGACATGAAGGGTAAAGTCCCAGATTTCAGCGGCAACAGAGCCTCCCTGGAGGTTTGCCTGCTGAGGTACAtggcagaagaagaaaagtttgAGAATTTCAGGGAGTACCTTAGTTCCCCACACGACTTCTTACAGAGTTACATTCGGAAGCGTGTTGAGGAGTACTGCTCTGAGAACAGGAGGCTGGAGAGGTTTTTAGATGACTCCCTTACCCACTGCTACGAATGCATCCTCTCAGCTGTTTCTGCATCAACCAACGTTGTCAAAGACCGAATAGACAGAAATGACAAAATCTCTCTTTGGCTGGATGCATTTTGCCAGGAACTTGGAGAGGTGCTAAGCTTGCCCAGAAGGGACCTGAAGGGCATCGAGCACCAGGAGGTAACAGACATAGAGTTCCTGAATAAAGCCGTGACAGAATCGCTGTCTGCCATGAAGGACCAGCTCAAGAAGGAGCTCGCTACTGCTGAGATGAGCTCCTTCAAAAGGCAGCCTCACGAAATACTGGCGGAGCAGTTTTCAGGGTGCTGGAAGCAGTGTCCCTTTTGTGGGTCTCTCTGTACAAACACCATGTCGAACCACGATGGGGACCATCAGCTCATCTTCCATCGGCCAGAAGTTTTGGGGGGATGGAGGTGGCATAACACAGACAATCTGGTCATCGATATTTGTTCTAGTCTTGTCGCAAGTGAAAGTTATTTCATCATTGGTGAAGGCTTGCGGTACCCCTGCAAGAGATACCGGGATGCAGGACCTCCTTATTCCACTTGGAACATTCTTCCTGATTCATCCATGCAAGCGTACTGGAAATGGTTTGTGTCTCATTTCCGGGCAGACCTAGAAAGATGGTACAATGGGAAATTTCAAGGCAAAGGAGAAATCCCTGATTCGTGGCAGAGAATTACAAAGCAGCAAGCACTTGACGAGCTGGAGCAGCGTTAG
- the LOC141468560 gene encoding protein aveugle-like — MGELGLISPPGCAGLRTPTWRDGQRGLGSLSCPLPNMDTQEQDGAKAPPERCPTTEWTVAEVGAWLAARSGAGELAELAHQHAISGRVLLRLTEGTLRRMGVSPRSRRRDLLRELLRLRLQQELQELLSIVGE, encoded by the exons ATGGGCGAGCTGGGGCTGATCTCACCTCCTGGGTGCGCCGGGCTCCGCACGCCCACATGGCGGGACGGGCAGCGGGGCCTCG GGAGCCTGAGCTGTCCCCTGCCCAACATGGACAcgcaggagcaggatggggccAAGGCACCACCGGAAAGATGCCCAACGACTGAG TGGACGGTGGCGGAGGTGGGTGCCTGGCTGGCTGCCCGGAGCGGTGCCGGGGAGCTGGCGGAGCTGGCACACCAACACGCCATCTCGGGCCGGGTCCTGCTGCGGCTGACGGAGGGGACCCTGCGGCGCATGGGGGTGTCCCCACGGAGCCGGCGCCGGGATCTGCTGCGGGAGCTGCTGCGGCTGCGGCTGCAACAGGAgctccaggagctgctgagcaTCGTTGGGG AGTGA